One segment of Pontibacter akesuensis DNA contains the following:
- a CDS encoding ABC transporter ATP-binding protein, translating to MKTYLRILQFAKPYSRFVPLYTLYTILGIIFGLFNFTLLVPLLDVLFGEVGQQEAVAMATGKPEFALNIEFFKEFFNYYFGQVILEEGRGGALLFVCIMIIVSVFLANVFRYLAFRIVGELRAHVVRNMRQTVYERITQLHLGYFGNERKGDLMTRLTVDIQEVESSVVNTLTVVVREPISIIAFFVLLFSMSAELTLFSLILLPISGGIIAGISKRLKRKAQQGQDSLSFILTIIDETLSGMRVIKAFNAEPFILDKFYDQNNRYARIQRSIAHKRDLASPLSEFLGVSVVAGLLLYGGTLVLNQESELSASEFITYIVLFSQVLVPAKAMSSAFSNIQRGLVSGDRVLQVIDTVPQVVDKPNAMVLPAFEDKIELRDVGFAYGDKPVLQHISVTIPKGKTVALVGPSGGGKSTLADLLPRFYDPTEGAILIDGHDIRDYTTQSVRAQMGVVTQESILFNDTIYNNIAFNKTDATEEEVIAAAKIANAHEFIIQTENGYQSMIGDRGGKLSGGQRQRISIARAILQNPPILILDEATSALDTESEKLVQEALTNLMKNRTSVVIAHRLSTIQHADHILVLQQGQIVERGTHEELQEQGGLYARLTQMQLTV from the coding sequence ATGAAGACCTACCTTCGCATACTGCAGTTTGCCAAACCCTATAGCCGGTTTGTGCCGCTCTACACACTTTATACTATACTGGGCATCATCTTCGGCCTGTTTAACTTCACCCTGCTTGTTCCGTTGCTGGATGTGCTTTTCGGGGAAGTTGGCCAGCAGGAGGCGGTGGCCATGGCCACTGGAAAGCCCGAGTTTGCCCTCAACATTGAGTTCTTCAAGGAGTTCTTCAACTACTATTTTGGGCAGGTTATACTGGAGGAGGGCCGCGGAGGAGCACTTCTTTTTGTCTGCATCATGATTATCGTATCAGTATTTTTGGCGAACGTGTTCCGCTACCTGGCCTTCCGGATTGTGGGGGAACTGCGGGCGCACGTGGTACGCAACATGCGCCAGACGGTGTACGAGCGCATTACGCAGCTGCACCTCGGCTACTTCGGCAACGAACGCAAAGGCGACCTGATGACGCGCCTGACCGTGGATATACAGGAAGTGGAAAGCTCGGTGGTGAACACACTGACGGTGGTGGTGCGGGAGCCTATTTCCATCATTGCTTTTTTCGTGCTGCTCTTCAGCATGTCGGCAGAGCTCACACTGTTCTCCCTCATCCTGCTGCCGATATCTGGTGGAATTATTGCGGGCATCTCCAAGCGCCTGAAGCGCAAAGCCCAGCAAGGCCAGGACTCGCTTAGCTTTATACTGACTATCATCGACGAGACGCTGAGCGGCATGCGCGTGATCAAAGCCTTCAATGCGGAGCCGTTTATACTGGATAAGTTTTACGACCAGAACAACCGCTACGCCCGTATTCAGCGCTCTATTGCCCACAAACGTGACCTCGCTTCTCCCCTGTCTGAATTCCTGGGCGTGTCGGTGGTGGCGGGGCTGCTGCTGTATGGTGGCACGCTCGTGTTGAACCAGGAGTCTGAGCTATCAGCCAGTGAGTTCATCACCTATATCGTGCTGTTCTCCCAGGTGCTGGTGCCGGCGAAAGCCATGTCTTCGGCCTTCAGCAACATCCAGCGCGGCCTGGTTTCCGGCGACCGGGTGCTGCAGGTAATTGATACGGTGCCGCAGGTGGTGGACAAGCCGAATGCCATGGTGCTGCCTGCCTTTGAAGATAAAATTGAGCTGCGGGACGTGGGATTTGCTTATGGCGACAAGCCGGTGCTCCAGCACATCAGCGTGACCATCCCGAAAGGAAAGACGGTTGCATTGGTAGGGCCATCCGGCGGCGGAAAGTCTACCCTGGCTGATTTGCTGCCGCGCTTCTACGACCCGACAGAAGGCGCCATACTTATCGACGGGCACGATATCCGGGACTATACCACGCAGTCGGTGCGGGCGCAGATGGGCGTGGTCACGCAGGAGTCTATCCTCTTCAACGATACGATCTACAACAACATCGCCTTCAATAAAACCGACGCCACCGAGGAAGAGGTGATCGCAGCGGCTAAAATCGCCAATGCCCATGAGTTTATCATCCAAACTGAAAACGGCTACCAAAGTATGATTGGCGACCGGGGCGGTAAACTGTCAGGAGGGCAGCGGCAGCGTATCAGCATTGCCCGCGCCATACTTCAGAACCCGCCCATACTTATACTCGATGAGGCTACCTCGGCGCTGGATACGGAATCGGAGAAACTGGTGCAGGAGGCGCTTACCAACCTCATGAAGAACCGCACCTCAGTGGTGATTGCGCACCGCCTAAGCACCATACAGCACGCCGACCATATCCTGGTGCTGCAGCAGGGGCAGATTGTGGAGCGTGGCACGCACGAGGAGCTGCAGGAGCAGGGAGGATTGTATGCCAGATTAACGCAAATGCAGCTGACGGTGTAG
- the lpcA gene encoding D-sedoheptulose 7-phosphate isomerase — translation MNATTILAELRQAQEVLAAFLADDKNITAIEQAATAMADAVQNGGKILSCGNGGSMCDAMHFAEELTGRYRNERKAIPAISISDSSHISCVGNDYGYESIFSRYVEALGNSGDVLLAISTSGNSGNVIKAAEAARAKGVKVVGLTGKDGGKLAPLCDVEIRVPHMGYADRVQEIHIKVIHIMILLIEQQLA, via the coding sequence ATGAACGCTACTACCATACTGGCAGAACTCAGGCAGGCACAGGAAGTGCTCGCTGCTTTTCTGGCTGATGACAAAAACATTACGGCCATTGAACAGGCGGCTACTGCCATGGCCGATGCTGTGCAGAACGGCGGCAAAATTTTGAGCTGCGGCAACGGCGGCTCTATGTGCGATGCCATGCACTTTGCCGAGGAACTGACCGGCCGCTACCGCAACGAGCGCAAAGCCATCCCGGCCATCTCCATCTCCGACTCAAGCCACATCAGCTGCGTGGGCAACGACTACGGCTACGAGTCTATCTTCTCCCGCTACGTAGAGGCACTCGGCAATTCAGGCGATGTGCTGCTTGCTATCAGCACGAGCGGCAATTCCGGCAACGTGATCAAAGCGGCAGAGGCGGCCAGGGCAAAAGGCGTGAAGGTAGTGGGATTAACAGGCAAAGACGGCGGCAAACTGGCTCCCCTCTGCGATGTGGAAATCCGTGTGCCCCACATGGGCTATGCCGACCGCGTGCAGGAAATACACATCAAGGTCATCCATATCATGATTTTGCTGATAGAGCAGCAACTGGCCTAA
- a CDS encoding recombinase family protein has product MSKVALLVRVSTNDQTHDRQIKELNDYAAANGYKVVDTITETVSGAKRNEERKGIQQLLKLAKTKKIDKVLVHEVTRLGRDTSQVLATLEDLHKLKVSVVVMNYQLDTLKPNGEVDGMAQFLITILADIGRMERATLVERVKSGMAEARRQGKHVGRPEGSTKDGRAMLNEYKQVVKCLKEGQTVRDTAKLCDVGVSTVQRVKKLLVEAGEVTRGRS; this is encoded by the coding sequence ATGAGCAAAGTAGCATTGCTGGTAAGGGTTTCCACTAACGACCAGACGCATGACAGGCAAATAAAGGAGCTGAACGACTATGCCGCTGCCAACGGCTACAAGGTAGTTGATACAATCACTGAAACCGTGTCTGGAGCCAAGCGCAATGAAGAGCGGAAAGGTATTCAGCAACTATTGAAGCTGGCAAAGACCAAAAAGATAGACAAAGTGCTGGTGCATGAAGTCACACGCCTTGGACGTGACACGTCACAGGTGCTTGCCACGTTGGAAGACCTGCACAAACTCAAAGTGTCCGTGGTAGTGATGAACTACCAACTGGATACCCTGAAACCTAACGGCGAGGTAGATGGCATGGCTCAATTCCTTATCACAATCCTTGCCGATATTGGCAGAATGGAACGTGCAACGTTGGTAGAGCGGGTGAAGTCAGGCATGGCAGAAGCAAGGCGGCAGGGTAAGCACGTTGGCAGACCTGAAGGCTCCACAAAAGACGGTAGGGCTATGCTGAACGAGTACAAACAGGTTGTAAAATGCCTGAAGGAAGGGCAGACGGTCAGAGACACAGCAAAGCTTTGTGACGTTGGCGTGTCCACGGTTCAACGGGTAAAGAAGTTGCTGGTGGAAGCGGGTGAAGTAACCAGGGGGCGCTCGTAG